The DNA segment GAGGTTTACTCCAACACAGGCGGTCAGGCTTCAAAGTCTACTCCTGCAGGAGCTGTAGCTAAATTTGCAGCAGCTGGAAAACGTACCAGGAAAAAAGACCTGGGATTAATTGCTACAACCTATGGTGAAGTTTATGTTGCTCAAATAGCCATGGGGGCAAATATGAATCAGACCATAAAGGTACTGGCAGAAGCTGAAGCTTATCCCGGACCATCTGTAATCATTGCCTATGCTCCGTGTATTAACCATTCAATTAAAGGTGGTCTAGCTAAAGCCATGGAAGAAATGAAGAGAGCTGTAGATGCAGGATACTGGCATCTGTGGAGATATAACCCACTACTAAAAGAAGAAGGAAAGAACCCATTTGTTCTTGAGTCCAAGGAGCCTACTATAGATTATAAAGAATTTTTAAAGTCTGAGGGGCGTTATACAACATTAATGCAAGCCTTCCCTGAAGTAGCTGAAGCTTTATTTGACAAGGCTGCAAGGGATGCTAGAGATCGTTATGAAGCCTACAAGCGTATGGCAATGGAATGCAAATGATAATTTTACATTACCTCCCTTAAAAGGTTTAGTTTAAAGGCGTTTAAGTGCCAAAACAACTAAACTGTGTTCAGCCTTTTGCTAAAAAATTAGTGAAAGGCTGTTTTTTTAAAGAAAAATAGCCTTAAATCTTTCTTTAAATCTTTGTTCTAATACCCTTTAAATTTTTATCTAAATGCCTTATTCTAGTATTTAAAGATTATATGATGCTAATAATAACCTAGAGGTGAAAAAGCTTGGAAAGTCGTATTGTGGAGGCGTATATAGGTGAATATGCAAGTGGCAAAAGTGAAAATGCAGTAAATAGGGCTCTATGGTTAATGAAACAGGGCAGAAGTGTAACCCTCGTTGATTTAGATATAGTTGAGCCTTTTTATACCCTGCGTCCTATTAAAAAGAAATTAGAGGCTATGGGCTTAACGGTTCTTGCCTGGGAAAGTCGCAAAACCATGGGATTAGGTGAAGCAGGCAGTATAATAAAGCCTGAATTCAGGTGGGTGTTAAAAAGAACAGGGGATTTAATATTAGATGTAGGGTATGGTGTAGAAGGTGCTAAAACATTAAATCTTATTCATGGGGCTTACGAAAACCAATATCTCAAAATTTATGCAATCGTCAATGTATCAAGACCAATGACAAGTATCCCAGAGGATATTGTTGATTACATAAGAAGTCTTGGTCGTGTGGATGGGATTGTAAATAATACTCATCTGGGCAGCGATACAGATATTGATGTTATTCAAAATGGAGCGAAAATAGTTGATAAAGCTTCCCAAATTCTTCATATACCAGTTGTGTTCACAACTGCTGAAAAAAAACACCAATCAATTTTGGGTGATGTAGACTGTGCAGGCAACCCTGTATTTTACATTGAAAGATTTATGCCTGAAACCTTTTGGTAATTAGTTGCATTATATATTTACCTGTAATAAAATGTTAAGTTGATTAGAATATTTAGGAGGTGTTAAATATAATGGCTGTAAAACCTATAGAAGGCGAAAAGAAAGTGTTTGTTACTGGAAACGAAGCAGTTGCTTGGGCAGCACTTGCAGCAGGGGCAGAGATCATGTATGGATATCCCATTACACCCCAAAATGAAATTATGCACTATTGGACAAGAATAGCTCCAAAATATGGTAAAAAGTTTTTGCAAACCGAGGACGAAATATCCGCTGGGTTCACCTGCTTAGGTGGAGTTTTTAGTGGAAGAAAGGCATTCACTGCAACGGCTGGGCCAGGAAATACTTTAATGCAAGAGCCTATGTCCATGGCAGAAATGATGAAGGTGCCTGCAGTATTCATCATCTGCCAAAGGGGTGGTCCATCAACTGCTACTGTTATATATTCTCAGCAGGAAACAACATTAACGTGTTTTGGCGGCAATGGTGAGGGGCTCAGGATTGTTTATTCAACAGAAAACCATCAGGAGCTCTATGACTATACTATTAAAGCATTTAATGCTGCTTGGAAATATCGTATGCCGACCTTTGTTCTTGGTGATGGATATCAGTCTAAAATGAGAGAATCGCTTGTAATGTACGACCCCGAGGTTAGGGGAATACAGATGGTGGATCCTGAGCCAATTGTTCGTAAACCTGGTGTGCCAGGTGTGGATAGAAAACCTATTCATTTAAGAAATACATACAACATGGAAGATGAGCTGTATGAAGTGGTAATGGATTTAGTTGATAATTACAATAAAATGGCTCCTGAGGTAGTAGAATATGTTTCCTATAATTGTGATGATGCAGATGTACTAATTCTTGCCCACGGTATTGTATCACGGGCTGCCCAGGGAGCAGTAAAGCTGTTAAGAGAAGAGGGTTTAAAAGCGGGGCATTTTAGACCCATCACATTAAGACCCTTTCCCCATGCGGAGCTTAAAAAATATGCAGGCCAGGCTAAAAACATATTAGTTGTTGAGTCGGCATATGGACAGTTTGATAAAATAGTAAAAGAAGCCATCTATGGAGTCAGTACTCCTATAACCCCATATTTTAGGCCTGGAGAGGGAATAACTGTAGAAGAGGTTGTTAAAGAAGCTAAAAAACTACTATAACCAGACAAGGGGACGGTTCCTCTGTCTTGTTTCGCATTAGCACAAAAGAACTATGCACAAAGCCAAACTTAAAACCCGAATTGAGATGCGCCTCCTTACATGAGATGGTGTATCTCCAAACATTATTTATACAAGAGGAGGCAAAAAAAATGTCTATTCAACCTCAGATGCCTAAAAGCTGGCGCTTGGAGACAAAACCTCACAAATTTTGTCCAGGCTGTGGTCATCCATTAATTCTTAAGGCTTTGGGAGAAATCATAGATGAGTTTGAAATTGCAGATAAAACAGTATTTGGTTGTGATATAGGCTGTTCCTTATTAGCATGGGATTTCTTTAATGTGGATACAATCCAAACACACCATGGTCGTACCACACCAGTAATTGTTGGTATTAGAAGAGCTGATGAAGAGGTTATTGGTATTGCATACATGGGTGATGGTGGAGGATATGCAATCGGTTCGCAGCATTTGATCAACTCAGCAGCCAGAAACGATAAAGTTTTAGTACTATTAGCCAACAATACCCAGTATGGGATGACCGGCGGGCAGATGGCACCCACTACGTTACCGGGGCAAAAGACAGAAACCAGCCCCTATGGAAGAGATGTGGAAATGACAGGTCCTCCCTTTCAAGGGCCAGAAATGGTTGCTGCAGTTTCCCAGGAAGGTGCCTATGTTGCCAGAGCAACTGTGGCTAATCCCAGGCAGATGAAAAAATTCATAAAAAAAGCCATTGAAAATGTCAAAGATGGCAGAGGCTTCTCATTTGTTGAAGTTCTTTCCCTATGTCCAACCAACTGGAGAACCAACGCAGAACAAACATGGAAGTTTGTTGAAGAAGATATGGTCAAGTATTTCAAGGTCGGCGAGATAAAAGTTCCAGGCGAAAGCAAAAGGGAGGGTTGATCATGGCAAAGGGAGCTAAGATTGCCTTAGCGGGTGAAGGTGGTCAGGGAGTGCAATCCGTTGCTAATATCTTGGTGGAAGCTGCTTACGAGGAGGGCAAAGAAGCCTTATATATACCTAACTTTGGTGTTGAACAAAGGGGAGGGGTTTCGATTGCATATGTGCAAATATCAGAGGAGCCCATTGGCTCTCCAAAGTTTAAATTTGCCGACATAATTATAGCTTTAAGTGATAGGGCTGTTCGCAGGACAAGAAAATATGTTAATGAAGATACTCTTTTTGTATATGATGCGGCTATTAAAGGCATTGAAAATGATCTTCCCACAAATGCCAGGCGTGTTATTGGCATACCAGCTATTGATGTGGCCAAGGAAGAATTTCATCCAAGGGTGTTTAATGTAATAATTATGGGGGCGGTAATTGGAATGACCGGTGTCGTAACAGGTGAACAGGCCAAGGCTGCCATAGAAAAAAAGTTAGGTTACAAGTTTGAGCAGGATCCTAAGTTAAGGGAACTAAACTACAAAGCCCTTGAAAGGGGCATTGATCTAGTTAAAGACCAAGTCTAGGGAGGGATAAAAGTGGCCGTTGAGTTTAAAGCTGTTGTAAAAGAAGATGGCAAAGGAATTTTTCACCTATTTCCTGGGTTATGCAAAGGCTGTGGCCTTTGTATAGAAAAATGCCCTGTTGATACCATAGCTTGGTCTAAGGAACTAGGTGTTTTTGGAACACCAACTGTGGAACCTGGACACGGCAAGCCATGTATAGCCTGTAAAATGTGTCAGCTTGTATGTCCAGACTGTGCTATAGTAATTGAAAAAGTGAAAAAAGAAGATAAATAGAATTATAGGGCCCAGACATTGAGTTTGGGCCCCTGGGCTTTGACTCATAGACACACAAAATATTATGAATAGCCAATTAAGGCAGAGTGCTTAATCGTGGGATGGGAAAAATGGAAAACTTGCAATCTATAAAACTTGTATAGAATTGGATAAATATGACCAAAAACCAGTTGACAAGAAGAAAAAGAGATGTTATCATAACTATTGTCGTCTGGAGCAGTAAAGCAAAGAAATGTAGCTGGAACAACAAACAAAACACAGAAACAACCCAAAAAACAGCAGATAAAAACGAAAAGTTCCAGTACATACCAGTTGCAAAACTAAAGCAGATGTGCTAAACTAAAGTTCCTGCCACAAAGAAGCAGGACAAAAGCAAGAAGAAACAAAAGACAAAAGCAAGAAAAAAATGATCTTTGAGAATTGAACAGTGATAGAATTAAACCCGTTAATATTAAAGCCAAACTAAATTATGAAGATAATATAGTAAGGCACAAACAGTAAAGAATTAACAGGACAACAAGTCCAAAAAAACGAGCAGGTCAAACGAAAGTTAAAAACTAGCTTAGGTTAAGACTTAAGCTAGAAAAAATATAACTGGAGAGTTTGATCCTGGCTCAGGACGAACGCTGGCGGCGTGCTTAACACATGCAAGTCGAACGGAGCGGAGGTCAGTCGTCAGAGGTCAGAAGTCTGCAATAGAAGCAATTGGCAAGCCAATTGCAGACAAGAGCGGACATCGGACTTCCGATGACTGACTTCCAATCAGTGGCGGACGGGTGAGTAACGCGTGGGTAACCTACCCTTTAAGCTGGGATAACTCCGGGAAACTGGAGCTAATACCGGATAAGCTTACAGTATGGCATCATACAGTAAGAAAAGGAGGCCTCTGGAATAAGCTTCCGATAAAGGATGGACCCGCGTCCCATTAGCTAGTTGGTGAGGTAGAGGCTCACCAAGGCGACGATGGGTAGCCGGCCTGAGAGGGTGGACGGCCACACTGGGACTGAGACACGGCCCAGACTCCTACGGG comes from the Desulfitibacter alkalitolerans DSM 16504 genome and includes:
- a CDS encoding 2-oxoacid:acceptor oxidoreductase family protein; translated protein: MAKGAKIALAGEGGQGVQSVANILVEAAYEEGKEALYIPNFGVEQRGGVSIAYVQISEEPIGSPKFKFADIIIALSDRAVRRTRKYVNEDTLFVYDAAIKGIENDLPTNARRVIGIPAIDVAKEEFHPRVFNVIIMGAVIGMTGVVTGEQAKAAIEKKLGYKFEQDPKLRELNYKALERGIDLVKDQV
- a CDS encoding ferredoxin oxidoreductase yields the protein MAVKPIEGEKKVFVTGNEAVAWAALAAGAEIMYGYPITPQNEIMHYWTRIAPKYGKKFLQTEDEISAGFTCLGGVFSGRKAFTATAGPGNTLMQEPMSMAEMMKVPAVFIICQRGGPSTATVIYSQQETTLTCFGGNGEGLRIVYSTENHQELYDYTIKAFNAAWKYRMPTFVLGDGYQSKMRESLVMYDPEVRGIQMVDPEPIVRKPGVPGVDRKPIHLRNTYNMEDELYEVVMDLVDNYNKMAPEVVEYVSYNCDDADVLILAHGIVSRAAQGAVKLLREEGLKAGHFRPITLRPFPHAELKKYAGQAKNILVVESAYGQFDKIVKEAIYGVSTPITPYFRPGEGITVEEVVKEAKKLL
- a CDS encoding 4Fe-4S dicluster domain-containing protein, giving the protein MAVEFKAVVKEDGKGIFHLFPGLCKGCGLCIEKCPVDTIAWSKELGVFGTPTVEPGHGKPCIACKMCQLVCPDCAIVIEKVKKEDK
- a CDS encoding thiamine pyrophosphate-dependent enzyme, producing MSIQPQMPKSWRLETKPHKFCPGCGHPLILKALGEIIDEFEIADKTVFGCDIGCSLLAWDFFNVDTIQTHHGRTTPVIVGIRRADEEVIGIAYMGDGGGYAIGSQHLINSAARNDKVLVLLANNTQYGMTGGQMAPTTLPGQKTETSPYGRDVEMTGPPFQGPEMVAAVSQEGAYVARATVANPRQMKKFIKKAIENVKDGRGFSFVEVLSLCPTNWRTNAEQTWKFVEEDMVKYFKVGEIKVPGESKREG
- a CDS encoding ATP synthase, yielding MESRIVEAYIGEYASGKSENAVNRALWLMKQGRSVTLVDLDIVEPFYTLRPIKKKLEAMGLTVLAWESRKTMGLGEAGSIIKPEFRWVLKRTGDLILDVGYGVEGAKTLNLIHGAYENQYLKIYAIVNVSRPMTSIPEDIVDYIRSLGRVDGIVNNTHLGSDTDIDVIQNGAKIVDKASQILHIPVVFTTAEKKHQSILGDVDCAGNPVFYIERFMPETFW